From Triticum urartu cultivar G1812 chromosome 2, Tu2.1, whole genome shotgun sequence, a single genomic window includes:
- the LOC125535646 gene encoding vacuolar-sorting receptor 1-like, producing MGGRSSPAGWRRWVRTRLLLLLLVVLALAATAAVEGRFVVEKNSLRVTSPAALRGVYECAIGNFGMPQYGGTMHGVVVYPKANTKACKPFADFGLSFNPKAGGLPVFLLVDRGDCYFTTKGWNAQTAGAAAVLVADDRAEPLITMDTPESSGKEHLENITVPSALVSKRFGDDLKGALENGDMVNVLLDWRESLPHPDERVEYEFWTNSNDECGAKCDMQMSFVRDFRGVAQVLEQRGYTQFAPHYITWYCPEAFVLSAQCRSQCINHGRYCAPDPEQDFTTGYDGKDVVVQNLIQICLFKVANESRKPWLWWDYVHDFAIRCPMKEKKYTTDCAHGVIKSLGMDIDKITQCVGDPDADEDNPVLKAEQDAQIGHGARGDVTILPTFVVNNRQYRGKLDKRAVLRAICSGFEETTEPDICLTQDIQTNQCLENNGGCWLDKNTNFTACKDTFRGRVCECPVVNGVKFVGDGYTHCEASGVGRCQINNGGCWKETRNGKSVSACSNEQAKGCKCPQGFKGDGIHGCEDVDECKERLFCQCKDCSCENTWGSYECGCGGSNMLYMREHDTCISKVATSSLGWGFMWVIFFGLGFAGVGAYAVYKYRLRSYMDSEIRAIMAQYMPLENQETSSHQRHVEHADI from the exons atgggagggagatcGTCGCCGGCGGGGTGGCGGCGATGGGTGCGGACgcggcttcttcttcttcttctcgtgGTGCTGGCgctggcggcgacggcggcggtggaggggaGGTTCGTGGTGGAGAAGAACAGCCTGCGGGTGACGTCGCCGGCGGCGCTGCGGGGCGTGTACGAGTGCGCCATCGGCAACTTCGGGATGCCGCAGTACGGGGGCACCATGCACGGCGTCGTCGTCTACCCCAAGGCCAACACCAAGGCCTGCAAGCCCTTCGCCGACTTCGGCCTCTCCTTCAACCCCAAGGCCGGCGGCCTCCCCGTCTTCCTCCTCGTCGACCGCGGAG ACTGCTACTTCACAACCAAGGGATGGAACGCGCAGACGGCCGGAGCCGCCGCGGTGCTCGTCGCCGACGACAGAGCAGAGCCCCTCATCACAATGGACACCCCAGAGTCCAGCGGCAAGGAGCACCTCGAGAACATCACCGTCCCCTCCGCCCTAGTCTCCAAACGCTTCGGCGACGACCTCAAGGGCGCCCTCGAGAACGGCGACATGGTGAACGTGCTCCTGGACTGGCGAGAGTCCCTCCCTCACCCGGACGAGCGCGTCGAGTACGAGTTCTGGACCAACAGCAACGACGAGTGCGGCGCCAAGTGCGACATGCAGATGAGCTTCGTCCGGGACTTCCGCGGGGTGGCGCAGGTGCTGGAGCAGCGCGGCTACACCCAGTTCGCGCCGCACTACATCACCTGGTACTGCCCGGAGGCCTTCGTCCTGAGCGCGCAGTGCCGGTCGCAGTGCATCAACCACGGCCGCTACTGCGCCCCCGACCCCGAGCAGGACTTCACCACCGGGTACGACGGCAAGGACGTCGTGGTGCAGAACTTGATCCAGATTTGCCTCTTCAAGGTCGCCAACGAGAGCCGCAAGCCGTGGCTGTGGTGGGACTATGTGCACGACTTCGCCATCCGGTGCCCCATGAAGGAGAAGAAGTACACCACCGATTGTGCTCATGGTGTCATCAAGTCGCTTG GGATGGACATTGACAAGATTACCCAATGCGTCGGAGACCCCGACGCCGACGAAGACAATCCGGTGCTCAAAGCAGAGCAAGATGCTCAA ATTGGCCATGGTGCTCGAGGGGATGTTACCATACTGCCGACTTTCGTCGTCAATAACAGACAGTACAGAG GGAAACTGGATAAAAGGGCGGTGCTACGAGCGATATGCTCGGGATTTGAGGAGACGACCGAACCCGACATCTGTTTGACTCAAG ACATACAAACAAACCAGTGCTTGGAAAACAATGGAGGTTGCTGGCTGGACAAAAACACTAATTTCACGGCGTGCAAG GATACCTTCCGTGGGCGGGTTTGCGAGTGCCCGGTTGTCAATGGCGTCAAGTTCGTTGGCGACGGGTACACCCATTGTGAAG CTTCTGGTGTCGGTCGATGCCAAATCAACAACGGAGGCTGCTGGAAGGAGACCAGGAACGGCAAGTCTGTCTCTGCCTGCTCG AATGAGCAAGCTAAGGGCTGCAAATGTCCGCAAGGATTCAAGGGCGACGGCATACACGGTTGCGAAG ATGTTGATGAATGCAAAGAGAGGCTCTTCTGCCAGTGCAAGGACTGCAGCTGCGAGAACACATGGGGAAGCTACGAGTGTGGCTGCGGTGGTAGCAACATGCTATACATGAGAGAGCATGACACTTGCATCA GCAAGGTCGCGACTTCGTCGCTGGGATGGGGTTTCATGTGGGTCATCTTCTTCGGCCTCGGTTTCGCGGGAGTTGGAGCATACGCCGTCTACAAATATCGGCTACGG AGCTACATGGATTCAGAGATCCGCGCGATCATGGCGCAGTACATGCCGCTGGAGAACCAGGAGACGTCGAGCCACCAACGGCATGTGGAGCACGCCGACATCTGA